In Thermosphaera sp., a genomic segment contains:
- a CDS encoding RNA-protein complex protein Nop10: MNWLMRKCPKCGIYTLSIDKCPACNSELIVPHPPRFSPEDKYVAYRVRMKRLSGLIRLDEKPYYIPGER, encoded by the coding sequence TTGAACTGGTTGATGAGAAAATGCCCTAAGTGTGGAATATACACGTTATCAATTGATAAATGCCCTGCATGCAACTCAGAACTCATTGTCCCTCACCCTCCCAGATTCAGTCCAGAGGACAAGTACGTCGCTTATAGGGTTAGAATGAAGAGATTAAGCGGTTTGATAAGGCTTGATGAAAAACCCTACTATATCCCTGGTGAAAGATAA